Genomic segment of Rhinoderma darwinii isolate aRhiDar2 chromosome 12, aRhiDar2.hap1, whole genome shotgun sequence:
AACATATTTTATTAGACCTCTGCGTTgtcgtttctctgttattcctctgggAAATTTATGAATGAACTgactactgggtgttaccagttggggtgtgtccctacacagcctgacaatgtccaatcagtgctgacggagtgagactgtagggacacgccctattgacaaggggaatggtaacacccagttattcataaatttctaggaggaataacagaggaatggcacaacgctaAGCTCTGAGAAAATATATTCCAGAACTGTTATTtaatagggaatacaagtatttactaaaatacatATGTCGGAAGATTTGACAGGTCTTCGTTAATAGATCAACTAGATCACCGTAGTTCTGGATTTTACATGTAGAGGTTTCTTCACAGAAAACGTACTGCAGATATGTCCTCCACTTGCGTCCACTATTTGGTTTCCCGGAGCGTATTTTTACGCCGATTTGATGTAAAACATGAAGCAGTTTTTATAGGTTTATGTAAAAATCAATGTATCTACACTTTATGCAGACACCAAACAAGAGTCTGTCCAACCCCTGTCATGCTAATAACACGGAATCCAAGATTTTCAAGCTTGTCCAAAGTCACTCGTGGGGGCTCATTAACAACATATTCtccactaagaaaaaaaaaaaaaagtaagacgtttatacagtatatacataataatacataTTCTTGTACTTAAAAGGGGCCATTTGGGTTTTAGTTATTCTCAAAATTGTTTTCTTGCAAAGTTTTtcacacaggtgatgtctcaagCTGCCCTTCTCAATTTTGTTCTTAGGATACAGCATCAAAGTGTgtggtgcttaaaggggttgtccaatttcagcaaattaattttatttttttgtataatgaaaagttatacaattttccaatttacTTTCTGTATTAGTTCCTCAccggtttcaagatctctgcttgttgtcatttagTAGCAAACtcaattgtttacttccagtgaatgaAATtccgtccatggtcatgtgatggacacaggtgctgggatcgttagaagacacagtgctgatacacatactgtaactgtaacgatcccagcacctgtgtgtccatcacatgaccaggacagagttTTATCCGCTGAaagaaaacaatgaatgttcctactgaacaacaacaagcagaggaattaatatagaaagtatattggaaaattgtataactttcattcataaaaaaaaaataacattaatttactGAAACCAGCCAAACCTTTTAAGCAAATTTTTGTAAAAAGAGGCATTCCTAATCTTGGTTGGAGCGTCAAATGTACCAGAAATTAGAattcaaatgttgggaggtatgttcCTATACTTTAGTAACTCCCAATGTTCTATAAATATGGAGAAAATGTAACTTGAGAAAAccacaaaggggttttcccatcttggacatttacggcatattcacaggatcgccctcatgcctggtggcttCGCCAGCACCGGGCATCGCTAGCGACTGCAACATTCATttatatctgtgtcctcaggacgcaggtacaatggtatactatggcggagcagggagctagctccctgctccgccattcactgggctacaggccacattagacctgcagcctataagacactgTGACTGGATCCCTGCATAGCCCGGAGCGATGACGTCACTTGATCAAGCCGGCCTATGCAAGAGTCCCGTTTTGGCGTCTCATACGCTCATATCATTATATTCAATGTTTGGAAAAGGAGCAATAAAGCCAAAGTATTCTCACCAGATGAGTCTTATGGGAGCTGTAGTTCCTGACTGGAGTGCAACGGAGGGGAGCTTGAAGGTTAGCAAGAAAAATCCATAGGGAGGAGAGCGAAAACTATTTTCTCCAGCACATCCATAAGTATAACGTTTTATTCGTACATCAAGTTAAAATCCAGAGAGAGCGCGTAGGTCAGGTGGGTAGACGTTAACCTTTGCTCTCTCTGGATTTTAACTTGATGTACGGTTAAaactttatacttttttatggatgTGCTGGAGAAAATCATTTTTTTCTCTCCTCCCTAAATTCAATGTTTATTGACACATACAACGACAAAATGTGAGGAGAAAAATTCTTACAAATTATTTCCCAACACTGTCCTTTTGACTGCTCCAAGTTGCGCCATTAACTGTGAATCCGAGCATTCATCCCCAACGATTGTAGGGCCAATTTcctgtgtaaaataaaaatgaagcatTGTCACTGTATGAATAAATAGTTTATGTAGGATTAGATGTAGACCACGATCAGCAATTATGTATGCCAGACGTATGGAACTCTATGCTTATACGttgaatgaccgggcctgaaaaggccttaatgggcagctaaatttttctgtttttgtctcTCTACCTTTCagcagccagaactttttaaattttttgattTACGTGCcaatatgaggccttgttttatgcgggagaaattgtatctTTTTTCTGAGCGGTTTGGTAGAAGAAAAATTCACTATGTAAGCTATACAATTCATTTTTATggagtgaatataggaaaaagcgattcttgccaatgttttttttgtatatttttatcctgttcacttttcacgctaaataacctgttcaattatttcttcaggttattacagttgTGTAGATACCTACCGTatattttggactataagacgcactttttagcaagaataaatcttgctaaaaagtccttgcgttttatagtcggcagtcaaggggccCGGCTGCACCAGACCCCCCTGACCACTTCCTTAACCCCCTCCCGACCCATGAAGTGCCGGCACTTCACGGAGcgaggggtgatgtttggagcaggctcacacgctgagcccgctctgtacactgcaggtgtcagcttgttttacagctgacacgctgctctaactgccaggaacagcgatcgcgctgttcctggccgtttaactagttaaaggggttttcccatgagggacatttatgacatatccacaggatatgtcataaatgtcagatagatgcggacagattacatggtcaggagctacgctgtttccgtaactcccatagaactaaatagtagttacggaaacagagtagctcgcatgctacgctgcttccgtaactgccattcactactattggagttatggAAAGAGCGTCgttttttccgtaactcccgatcaTGTAACCAGtgagtggctgggaggcagcgtgagcacgaaaaactagaacagggtttagggggccccattctagagataggtgcgggtccccgaggtgggacccgcatctatctgacatatctcgtggatatgtcataaatgtccctcatgggaaaactcctttaaataccACAGtctgcgactgcggcatttaaaccgTTAGGAGGGGGATGGCCCCCTCTGCAACACgatcgggggtgccgatggttgtcatggcctaatgaaggcccccaagtctgccttctGCCAGCCTCTGCTAAGCCATGatccggcagggcttagcaggggcctgtaaaaatgacaatatactgcaggacatttgtattgcagtgtattgtgccagcgatctaacgatcactcgTTCAAGTCCCCGAGggaaattaataaaatgtgtaaaaaaagagttagataaattttcaggagtctaaaaaagtaaaaaaaaaccttttcccatttttcccccaagcacaatgtaaaaaataagtaaatgacACAGCGGCGAtctgagtgaggtcagtgccggcccgggagtggaccagtctagtcaccttacctcatgtcactgatgtgaggtcagatgactggactggtccacttccgGCATGGACCTCACTCACACCGTCATTCACTTGGCTACATCCGCTCTCCTGCTTTTAAATGCATTTGCCGAGGCCTGCGGCATACTCTTCCCTTGTTTGCACTGCGCAggtacattttggcgcatgtgCAGTGCAACGTTTCCAGGGATAGAGAATAAATCCCGGACAATGTTTCTTTTCTGCCGGACACTACGgagggcagaaaaaaacaccagtttgactgcagagggatttctCGGTCTtcgatcacgtcaccgggtttctaGTGATCAAAGaagagttccctttgatcatgccacagTCAAtgacaaagggttaaacagctggggtcggaatgttTTCCGATGACAGCGgtgttcagcaggctgctctaaatTCAGGAACTGTtatttagaggatgagcgcttacagcctcttctacagcgacgccaaaagatgtcACTGTAGACTATGCACCTGCACCGCTTGTCGttcaaagacggtgggcggtcgttaaggggttaaaaagaatctACACATTTTCCTATACAGTTGGGGCTGTGGGTTTCCGAAGTATCCCAGCCAAATCATGAAAGTCTACGGGCAGGTCAATTTTCCTGGCATATGCATGGACAGTGCACCACAGACATTATGTGAATTGAGCTTCAGTAAAACTACTAATATGAGGTGATACGCCTTCCCTCGGCTTTATTCTGTTACATACATAAAACCACACAGCTGCCACAATGCACCCAAAaatcaaaaatggttaatttccaaacattcatatttttatttttttgtagagtccacttttacacggcagtattttggttctATATTTAGAAGCCAAAACTA
This window contains:
- the GCHFR gene encoding GTP cyclohydrolase 1 feedback regulatory protein isoform X2 codes for the protein MPYILISTQIRMEIGPTIVGDECSDSQLMAQLGAVKRTVLGNNFGEYVVNEPPRVTLDKLENLGFRVISMTGVGQTLVWCLHKV
- the GCHFR gene encoding GTP cyclohydrolase 1 feedback regulatory protein isoform X1, producing the protein MGCSIIQAGRTRLHRGCVAITTAYEIGPTIVGDECSDSQLMAQLGAVKRTVLGNNFGEYVVNEPPRVTLDKLENLGFRVISMTGVGQTLVWCLHKV